AGTCCAAGAAAAACACGAAAATATTGAATGAAGaatgttttggaaatgtgttCGACCAAATTCCTCTCTCCCTTCGGTATAGACCCTCTCTCCCTTCAGTTCAGACCTGTTGTGCTCTTTCTCTTGactcattttgtcatttggaaATGGACATTCAGCAAAGGGACACTCGTAGTGTGGGAATTGGTGGCTGCTGGTAACACTGTCCATTAGATAACCACTTTGTTTCTACATTGTAAAGACAGGAAGTGTGAAAAGTACTCTGCTCCAAATTCAAACTCAGTTTTGAATGTTATTACTGAACTTGGCGtttaaaaatggaatgaaatggTGTTGGGGAGTAAAATAGGAGAAGCTATTGAACCATTTTAACCGATAAATCAAAGAGGAGAGGATGTGAGGTATTGATTGCCATTTGTTACTCTGCGCATGATTAACTGCTGTTTTGAGCATGACCTCACTGGTGCCTTTTCACTAAGCTTTCCAtgcaaaaaaatgcattttcgtTTCTTTATCTCAATAGCTGGTTACCATGACCACATTGGGAGATTGTTGGTAGGCAGATAGTCATGACAGGTGATGCCTCCGTCAGTACTTCCATCTCcgcatttaaatatttacttctTACTGGAAGTTTTAAACTATCATTTTGTTACCCATCCTATTTCAATTATTTCAAAATTTAGTGGCCTATATGTCCTACCGTACATGAATATGTGATCTGGCTGAAAGTTTAAATGCAGCCCTTGCATGAAGTGTACATGAAATGCTAGGTAGTTTCAGGTTTAGTAAATGTACTGTGTGAAGTAATAGATGAAACCACCCCCCAACAGATATTTGAAGGGGAATTAATCCAGGCGTGGGAATGCTGTTAGAATGCTGTGACTCAGTCTGACTGACCGTTTGTCTAGCCTTATCTCTGGTTTACAGAGACCCATGACACAAGCGCAAAGCGCCTGACaccacaacaaccacaaaaacacGCCGAACAACAAGGTCTGCACATTCCTGCTTCGGTGTTTAACCTCTGGTGATACTAGCTATAGCCTCATGGCTATATGATTTGTTTTGCATGGCTGTAGCTGTTACaagctttttattttccataaaatgCTGTGTGATTAGGGCTTGGAGAATTCTTTCAGTGTGTCATCTTGGCTTTCAGCAGTACTCCAGGTGTCTCTACAGTTACTTCAGTGTTCAGCAGTCATTTGGCTGTCTGCACCCTCTCTCATTGTACAATTGGGGAGGAGGCCTAATTATGAGGTGTGAGATGATACAATAATGCTGTAAAGCTTGGCTGCTTGAACAACATCTAACACAATGACAGATGAAAACAACAGGTACATTGCATACTGCCATTTACTTTGTCAAAGATGTGGAGACAAAGACTACAATTTGCTGGTGCTGAAAGAAAcgaaaatgcaaaaaatgacAGAATCGGCGGGCGAGTACTCGCTTACTGGAGTAAATGGTCCCATCCCTAGTCCAAACGGCTTAATACGATTTACGGAATGTGAGTGTAAAATTCACAAAAATGAGGATAATGTTGAAATGTCTATGGATGAATTCCGGGATAGAGGCTAGAGCTGAGAAAATACTTATCCGTTTAGACTAACACAGATGCTACCTGTCACTTGTAGTGTAGACCAACAGGCAGTGAATATGGTTTTGAGAATTTGACTttttagtttgctttcatatgcCAAGTTCAGTTTTGATGTGCCCCTGAAAAACTGCTTTAAAATCATTTTAGTTTAGCACTGTAGAACAGGTTGCTTTTCTTAAATcaacattttccatttccacAAAGAAAGTTCTGTGTCTCACACCTATTGTCATCAGACAAACATTGTACTTACTTTCTGATTAAATGATAATTTAAATGGTAATTGAACAATTTCCAtaatttattgattgttttacaTGTGGCTTGAAACAGAGGCTCTATCAACTTATTAATGGGGGATTGAAATTCATTCCAGCCTAAGTGGCAAGCCAAAATTATTTTGGACCCTAGCCTTCATGTTCTTcatttaaggaaaaaaaactgagaaaaataTTTACTGGTATGAATATTATACAGCGTAGGCTGCTATGTAAAATGTCTGTGTATTGATGCATATAAAATGATATTCTGTTGAGCTGATTATTGGTCCAGGATGTgttataatttcttttttttaaagccagtgTAATGCCACACTTAGTGGGCCATGATAAGGTTAAGTTTTCAAACCTGCTCATGGCATTggatgaaaataattatttattattaaatgtatttgttatgaACAGAATGTGTCTTGCAATTCTTATTTGCATCTTCATAAATACCAAAGGGATTCATCTGGGagtaaaacattgaaatgtaacACATTGGGTTAAGTAATGTAATTAAGTGGGTAAATTAATGAGGTGTGTAGTGAAGTATTAAAGAAACTCATTTGGATTTTATTCCCATTGGGTTTGGTTGTACCTACTATTGTGAACCTCATCTTGTGCTCTTTGAGAACAGTAAATTGGTTGTGGATGAAACCTCTTTTCAGCAAGGACAAGATGGCTGTATATGAATGGGATTCTTGTTGAGAGGTGTCAGAGGAGAGACAGGCGgtgatgttttttatgtttgcaATCTCATCAGATCGCACAGAAATATGACCcacagaaggaggaggagcttcGGTACTGGATTGAGGACGTGACGGGCATGCCCATCGGAGACAACTTTCAGAAAGGCCTGAAGGATGGCGTTATCCTctgcgagtgagtgtgtctgtgtgtctgtgtgtctgtgtgtctgtgtgtctgtgtgtctgtgtgtctgtgtgtctgtgtgtccatgtcaTCTCCCTGGGGACTGCAGTATGGCTGACATTGCCACAAAGCCCTGACTTTGCAGGGAGTCAGGCCCCCTCTGCAGCTACAGCGCTGCTGTAATCCATAGCTAATGGCGCAGTGTACATCCCCACTAAGATTTACACATAATCAATGCCAGAGCCTGTCTGTGCCTGTTTCTATGCAGACGACCGCTCTTTGCAAAGCCATGCAGCCTATTGTTCCCTTTGTATCAACCGTGTACTGCTGTCTTGGGTGAACCATCTtcactgtgttttgttttcatagcCTGCATCCTTCATGACCCTTGACTTGCATTTCCAGTCAGATGGGTTTAGAGAGCTCGCATTCTTCAAAGCTGATGTAGTAAGGGGTTGTGGGAAACGGTTTTGTGAAATCACTTGCTTCTTTTCTAGGTTGATTAACAAACTACAGCCTGGCTCAATAAAGAGAATCAACCACTCACAACTGAACTGGCACAAGGTAAGACTCCATTTAGACTgggcctttttcttttattaaacCAACTGTCTCATGAGAGCCTCATGGGATTGGTCAGATGCTGTCTGGAATAGTGACCGCAGGAAGGAAAAAACATAAACTCCCCATCTCCTGCAATAACAATATTAAGACTTGCAACATGCTTTCTCATTGGTGTGTGTAAACTCCATTGTTACGTGGTTACGTGGATAACACTTGGGGAGGAGCATTACTGTGGAGTGTTGCACTCTGACCGAGTTGCTGTAAAGCCTTGTATtcttgtgtcctgcagctggagAACCTTGGGAATTTTATCAAAGCCATCCTAGCATATGGCTTGAAGCCCAATGACATTTTTGAAGCCAATGACCTCTTTGAAAACGGGAACATGACTCAAGTACAGACCACCCTCCTCGCCCTGGCTAGTATGGTAAGCTTTCAACTTCCGTCAGGAGCGAGGGAGGATTTCCTGCGTCCCACATCTTGTTTGTGCAGTTCTCAAGATGGAGTCCTGCGGACCCAGCTGTCATTTTTATGGTCGCCATTCTGTCTGGCTTTTTCAGCCGAAACAGGATGAATTGTCGCAGGTTTCATATTGGCTTGCAAGACTGTTGCAATGAAATCTCATTTTTCTTAATCTCAAAACTTTTGAAATCTAGATGACCAAATGCTTTAACTGCTTGTGCTGAAtgagttgtatttgtatttcttcaaaaaagttcaatttttttcttggttttttttctgaatcttGTTCTGGACATTAGCATTTATTTTGGCTATGTAAGGTCATGCTTTTGCTCCTTTGGATGATTACATCATGTTGGGTTAGGATTTAAATTAGCCTGGAATCCCTGGTTTACCGTATATGCAGTAtgttacagtatatgcatatacagtactctTAGACCACACTGAGTTAAGTTTTTAATTTTTCGCTTCTGAACTTACAGGCAAAGACAAAAGGTTTGGACACGAAGATTGACATTGGTGTGAAATACTCCGACAAGCAGGCAAGGCACTTTGATGAAGCGAAGATGAAGGCTGGCCAGTGTGTTATCGGACTGCAGGTAAGTTGTGTAGGCTATGCCCAACCCTTAACAAATTATCCTCAAACTTTCCACTGTTTATAGCTATATTGCTGCATAGTTTCAGGCAGTTGGTTCAAGTGAGGTGCAAGACATGGAGGTGCATTCTCCATGGTTACTGTGGGCCATTTCTTCACTTCTTCAATTTGCAGATGGGGACCAACAAGTGTGCCAGTCAGGCTGGAATGACAGCTTATGGGACCAGGAGGCATCTCTATGACCCGAAGACACAGGCAGACAAGCCTTATGATCAGACCACCATCAGCCTTCAAATGGGAACCAACAAGGGAGCTAGCCAGGTAACTCTACCTTGAGAGGAATTCCCGTTCCTAAGTCACTCAATTTTGAAAGTTGGCACAAATTTTAAATAACACATTGATACAATAAGACACCATCCTTAGAACAATCCACATTTTTTTCAAGGAGCAAGAGATTAAGCTTGTTTATGTAATCAAGACTACATTTTTGCTTTGACTGCGAGGCCAAGGTTAAAGTTCCGTAGGACGAAATGTGCTTTGCTGTAAGCTTTGAGCTTGATTTATTTGATTCTTTCACAATCAAGATTCTGGCATGTTTTCTGGTGTGTGGCATTAATTACTAATCATTAGTTCCTCAGCAAATGTGCTCTCAGTCTTGTGTTTTGAGGCATTTTTGAGGCATTTTTGGAGTCATATTGTCATGGAGTTGTATTGTTTTTAGTCTGACCTAGAGACAATTTCTCATGGAACTGCTGGATCCTTTTACTtttgccatttctcctctgaGGCTGCTTAACCCTTTCaatcccaagcccaatatgacatggctccacccaaatcccaaagggttttggctttggtttaGAAAATTGAGAACATTGAGAATTTAGTCAGGTTTTAAAAGGGGCTCGGTAGCAGCAATTTAGAtttttgaaaaggtataagttcgagagtgccatatggcattcttgggactgaaagggttaacaatcccgttatttaaaaaatgtctcaTTCTCccttgctgtctctctctctccctttaactcaatccccccccccctccaggctgGAATGTCAGCCCCGGGCACCAGGAGAGACATCTTCGACCAGAAGGTGGCAGTCCAGCCGGTGGACTCCTCCACCATCTCCCTGCAGATGGGCACAAACAAAGTGGCCTCGCAGAAAGGCATGAGCGTGTACGGGCTGGGCCGGCAGGTGTACGACCCCAAATACTGCGCCACCCCCACGGAGCCTGTCATCCACACCAACGGCAGCCAGGGCACGGGCACCAACGGCTCCGAGATCAGCGACAGTGACTATCAGGCGGAGTACCCCGAGGAGTACCAGGGCAGCTATCACGACGAGTACAGCGAGCATTACAACGACCAGGGCATCGACTATTAGGAGCCTTAGGCTGTAGTCTGAGCAGTATTAACGTTAAGTACCTTCTATCAACAGAGCAAGTCTTTTGCTATCCTTGCTAGTCttccttgtttgtttttattgatgcATACAATATGAATATTGCCTTATTTGCATTCCTATCATCCATTTGAGTGGCAGTATTTTTTAATCAATCA
The sequence above is a segment of the Conger conger chromosome 4, fConCon1.1, whole genome shotgun sequence genome. Coding sequences within it:
- the cnn3a gene encoding calponin-3a, giving the protein MTQFNKGPAYGLSAEVKSKIAQKYDPQKEEELRYWIEDVTGMPIGDNFQKGLKDGVILCELINKLQPGSIKRINHSQLNWHKLENLGNFIKAILAYGLKPNDIFEANDLFENGNMTQVQTTLLALASMAKTKGLDTKIDIGVKYSDKQARHFDEAKMKAGQCVIGLQMGTNKCASQAGMTAYGTRRHLYDPKTQADKPYDQTTISLQMGTNKGASQAGMSAPGTRRDIFDQKVAVQPVDSSTISLQMGTNKVASQKGMSVYGLGRQVYDPKYCATPTEPVIHTNGSQGTGTNGSEISDSDYQAEYPEEYQGSYHDEYSEHYNDQGIDY